One stretch of Emys orbicularis isolate rEmyOrb1 chromosome 5, rEmyOrb1.hap1, whole genome shotgun sequence DNA includes these proteins:
- the CCDC110 gene encoding coiled-coil domain-containing protein 110: protein MFLKFMKRLLPGKDCGDSSGGSRGQETDPLPISVSGALASCEEAGPDNYTSGTESQIQPQSALKILQQQLKSFQALRQQTLLNVNMVQSEISEILNKNIIDVKTPQCSPDKLLMTSTPPEMVMPTGSPETPLSKKKFHLDKKLCTTQSVEANSNTIFGNVVSDVNISHQISLKAVTTGKIENSVEPIKNKTMIGLKNDYKLKDYAKYECFLPCTNLEAESMVPPNEKVILDESKALVPLLKYSDGLHLIDNFSYSIKPLKEELQKSHEQELAHASGHQNISCSQSNVFDDMSEQDQEKSALFLSREKLHVDLKSRKISKSEESVDSLHVALVSLKGNNLSLGQEFNKDSECDSSQNSSHITTCSTQTESETKNKNKELHSTDSGVGTFQLNVISKTVKDKLLMFDHIEKLQKEKEKQLQIINQSLLKLGNQNFYEIRADEYTAKMEELQNSLKDSKHLQKKVMELENENVTLKSKMKPLTVIIRSLRERNSQYEKQIKDLVEEKKSMHVRLVKSEGDSKECIKEVKKLLKKCKELQDQKKTLEGERSQLCTENQCMMQALDDFKINNQKAQENMIAVISEKDRLFVELESLQKESSVLQEANQKLEIKTSQLAKENNSLEKELEKNQIEIRQLKEKENVMNSEQETLLHIMQSLKDKKLDLEMTLQECANARQTMQKALEKVQSDKAYTEEKLLTELQNTKAERDILKTNLLHVNREWENLSTVVANITEDNQVLKKNLQECKQDTYKYENNIRTLNEDRLLMENHLRTIENERDVLQFEFRHLHKDYVNLRDQITVLVNEQHKHSYISGKEKYHSTYSTEICEEISDYRYTALECNPQGMCCTSQHLTTQVLF, encoded by the exons GGAAGGACTGCGGGGACAGCAGCggcgggagcagggggcaggagacgGACCCCCTGCCGATCTCCGTCTCCGGGGCCCTGGCCAGCTGCGAGGAGGCAGGACCGG ATAATTATACATCAGGAACAGAAAGTCAAATCCAACCGCAATCAGCACTAAAA ATTCTTCAACAACAGCTGAAATCATTTCAGGCACTTCGGCAACAGACTCTGCTGAATGTTAATATG GTACAATCTGAAATCAGTGAGATACtgaataaaaatataattgaCGTCAAAACTCCACAGTGTAGCCCAGACAAGCTTCTGATGACCAGCACACCTCCTGAGATGGTTATG CCTACAGGGAGTCCAGAAACACCATTGTCTAAGAAGAAATTTCATCTTGATAAGAAACTCTGTACCACTCAATCTGTGGAAGCGAATTCTAATACTATCTTTGGAAATGTGGTCAGTGATGTAAATATTTCACATCAGATTTCATTAAAAGCTGTAACAACTGGAAAGATTGAAAACTCAGTAGaaccaattaaaaacaaaactatgatTGGTCTAAAAAATGATTATAAATTGAAGGATTATGCCAAATATGAATGTTTTCTACCTTGTACTAATTTGGAGGCTGAAAGTATGGTGCCTCCTAATGAGAAAGTAATTTTGGATGAATCTAAAGCTCTTGTGCCTCTTCTCAAATATAGTGATGGACTTCATTTAATAGACAACTTTAGCTATTCTATCAAGCCATTAAAAGAAGAACTTCAAAAGTCTCATGAACAGGAACTAGCACATGCATCTGGACATCAGAATATTTCCTGTAGTCAAAGTAATGTTTTTGATGATATGTCAGAACAAGACCAAGAAAAATCTGCTCTTTTTTTATCTAGAGAGAAATTACATGTGGACTTAAAATCAAGGAAAATTTCAAAATCTGAGGAATCGGTAGACAGTTTGCATGTTGCTCTGGTTTCCCTTAAAGGAAATAATCTGAGTCTTGGTCAAGAATTTAATAAAGACTCTGAATGTGACAGCTCACAGAATTCTTCACATATAACTACATGCAGTACACAAACAGAAAGTGAAACcaagaataaaaacaaagaattgcATAGCACTGACAGTGGTGTTGGCACGTTCCAGTTAAATGTCATTTCTAAAACAGTAAAAGATAAATTACTAATGTTCGATCACATAGAGAAactacagaaagaaaaagaaaagcagctgCAAATCATAAATCAAAGCTTACTAAAGCTTGGAAATCAGAACTTCTATGAAATCAGAGCTGATGAGTACACTGCAAAAATGGAAGAGTTACAAAATTCCCTGAAAGATTCTAAACACTTGCAAAAGAAAGTGATGGAACTTGAGAATGAAAATGTAACTCTCAAGTCAAAAATGAAACCTCTTACTGTTATCATAAGGTCTCTAAGAGAGAGAAATTCACAGTATGAGAAGCAAATTAAAGATTTAgttgaagaaaagaaaagcatgCATGTCAGGTTAGTTAAATCAGAAGGAGACAGCAAAGAATGTATTAAAGAAGTGAAAAAGTTGTTAAAGAAATGCAAAGAACTTCAAGACCAAAAGAAAACTCTTGAGGGAGAGAGGAGTCAACTCTGTACTGAAAACCAATGTATGATGCAAGCATTAGATGACTTCAAAATTAATAACCAGAAAGCACAAGAAAATATGATTGCTGTTATCAGTGAAAAAGATAGGCTTTTTGTGGAACTAGAATCTTTGCAAAAGGAATCTTCAGTGTTGCAAGAAGCAAATCAGAAACTAGAGATAAAAACATcccagcttgcaaaagaaaataaCTCACTTGAAAAAGAacttgaaaaaaatcagattgaaATACGacaactgaaagaaaaagaaaatgtaatgaaCTCTGAACAGGAGActcttcttcacataatgcaatcACTTAAAGACAAAAAGCTTGATCTTGAAATGACATTGCAAGAATGTGCTAATGCTAGACAAACAATGCAGAAGGCTCTTGAGAAGGTCCAGTCAGATAAAGCTTACACAGAGGAGAAACTCTTGACCGAACTTCAAAATACAAAAGCAGAAAGGGATATTTTGAAGACTAACTTGTTGCATGTGAACAGAGAATGGGAGAATTTATCAACAGTGGTGGCAAATATCACAGAggacaatcaggttcttaaaaaaaacctgcaggaaTGTAAACAAGATACTTACAAATATGAAAATAACATCAGAACATTGAATGAAGACCGTTTACTAATGGAAAACCATCTGCGGACGATAGAAAATGAAAGGGATGTACTGCAGTTTGAATTTCGCCATCTCCATAAGGATTATGTTAATCTAAGGGACCAAATTACTGTTCTGGTTAATGAGCAGCATAAACACAGTTACATTTCAGGCAAGGAAAAATATCACTCCACGTATTCCACTGAAATTTGTGAAGAAATTTCTGATTACAGGTATACAGCtttagaatgcaatccacaagGTATGTGCTGTACTTCGCAACATCTTACTACACAagtgttgttttaa